One Nicotiana tomentosiformis chromosome 4, ASM39032v3, whole genome shotgun sequence genomic window carries:
- the LOC104091723 gene encoding phosphoenolpyruvate carboxylase kinase 1-like: MSQALKSDFQICEEIGRGRFGTVYRCFSPVTGHSFACKSIEKSLLLDSTDRECLDKEPKILQLLSGSPNILHLYKIYEDENFLHMVTDLCPNNDLYERVSTGPLSERAAANILVQLISAINHCHKMGVAHRDIKPDNVLFDSQDRLKLADFGSAEWFVGCEGGLMSGVVGTPYYVAPEVLMGKEYNEKVDVWSAGVILYIMLSGVPPFYGETTTETFQAVLRANLRFPTRNFRSVSPEAKDLLRKMICKDVSRRFSAEQVLRHPWVINGGETRSMADLT, encoded by the exons ATGAGCCAAGCCTTGAAAAGCGACTTCCAAATCTGCGAAGAAATCGGGCGTGGTAGATTCGGTACCGTCTACCGCTGCTTCTCACCGGTCACCGGTCATTCCTTCGCCTGTAAATCCATCGAAAAATCCCTCCTCCTCGATTCCACCGACCGTGAGTGCCTCGACAAGGAACCCAAGATTCTCCAGCTCCTTTCTGGTAGTCCAAACATTCTTCACCTCTACAAAATCTACGAAGATGAAAACTTCCTTCACATGGTAACCGACCTCTGCCCTAACAACGATCTTTACGAGCGGGTTTCCACTGGGCCGTTATCCGAACGCGCCGCCGCTAACATTCTGGTCCAATTAATTTCCGCGATTAATCACTGTCACAAAATGGGGGTGGCCCACCGCGATATTAAGCCGGATAATGTTCTTTTTGATTCGCAGGACAGGTTGAAGTTGGCTGATTTTGGATCTGCGGAGTGGTTTGTTGGGTGTGAGGGGGGGTTGATGAGTGGGGTGGTGGGTACGCCGTATTACGTGGCACCGGAGGTTTTAATGGGGAAAGAATACAATGAGAAAGTCGATGTGTGGAGCGCCGgtgttattttatatattatgctTTCTGGGGTTCCTCCTTTTTACGGTGAAACTACAACTGAGACATTTCAGGCTGTTTTAAGGGCAAATTTGAGATTTCCCACTAGGAATTTTAGGTCGGTTTCGCCTGAAGCTAAGGATTTGCTGAGGAAGATGATCTGTaaggatgtttctagaaggttttcaGCTGAACAAGTCCTGA GACACCCGTGGGTAATTAATGGAGGAGAGACTAGATCAATGGCTGATTTAACCTGA
- the LOC138909284 gene encoding uncharacterized protein has protein sequence MATIAISSGVPSLPNSNFEIFDGKNFPRWREKMEFFLRRLKLTYVLEQSCPNAPSSEVATNEATSIREQILKWQDDDYLCKNYILEAMTNKYYDQYFAKCKSAKELWDTLQAFYLSEEASLKKFLVSNYMKFKMIDDKSITDQVQKFQFINNKIAVSRINLDENFHVGIIISKLHLSWKEYRSKLLHNKEDLTLEQLLQHLQIEQETRNRDTNIFKEPVMKAHVVEEKSTKKEPDNKKFTKIKKSKNFKRTSANSKSSECYHCHKIGHYTRDCKILKAEKKKGKVNNNINDELVAMVTEAFVVENQVEWWIDTGATHHI, from the coding sequence ATGGCTACTATAGCAATTTCGAGTGGTGTTCCATCTTTGCCAAATTcaaattttgaaatatttgatGGCAAAAACTTTCCTAGATGGCGTGAAAAGATGGAATTCTTTCTACGACGTTTGAAGTTAACATATGTTCTTGAACAATCTTGTCCCAATGCTCCTAGTTCTGAGGTAGCAACTAATGAGGCTACTTCGATTAGAGAACAAATTCTTAAGTGGCAAGATGATGATtatttatgcaagaattatattcttgaAGCAATGACCAACAAATATTATGATCAATATTTTGCCAAGTGCAAATCTGCCAAAGAACTTTGGGATACTCTTCAAGCTTTTTATTTGTCAGAAGAGGCGAGCTTAAAGAAGTTTCTTGTTTCAAATTATATGAAATTCAAGATGATTGATGACAAGTCAATCACTGATCAGGTGCAAAAATTTCagtttataaataataaaattgcTGTTTCTAGAATTAATCTTGATGAAAACTTTCACGTCGGTATTATTATTTCAAAACTTCATCTGTCATGGAAAGAGTACAGAAGCAAACTTTTACATAataaggaagatttgactcttgaACAATTGTTGCAACATTTGCAAATTGAACAAGAGACTAGAAATCGTGACACTAATATTTTCAAGGAACCTGTCATGAAAGCTCATGTGGTTGAAGAGAAATCAACCAAAAAGGAACCGGATAATAAGAAATTTACAAagataaagaaaagtaaaaattTTAAGCGTACTAGTGCTAATTCTAAGTCAAGTGAGTGTTATCACTGTCATAAAATTGGTCACTATACTCGTGATTGTAAAATTCTTAAAGCtgaaaagaagaaaggaaaagtcAACAACAATATAAATGATGAACTTGTAGCGATGGTCACAGAAGCATTTGTAGTAGAAAATCAAGTTGAATGGTGGATAGACACCGGTGCAACTCATCACATATGA